Genomic segment of Drosophila ananassae strain 14024-0371.13 chromosome 2L, ASM1763931v2, whole genome shotgun sequence:
ACGGTCCGCGACAGCAGCGCCGAAGCTCTCGGCACCCTCATGAAGCTGATGGGTGAGAAGGCAGTGGCGCCTTTGCTGACCGACATAGATCCCCTCAAAATGGGAAAGATCAAAGAGAGCCACGACAAGGCGGAGATCAAGATAAAGGTTGCCGGCCCCAAAAAGGAGGCTCGACCTGCCTCAGCTCCACCGGTCAAGGCTGCTGCTCCCGCCAAGGCAGCAGCCGGCAGTGCGGAGCCGAAGCCTGTAACTCGACCCGCCACCACAGGGGCACGCAAAGTGGTGAAGAAAGCATCTGGCGGCCCATCTGGCGGTGGTGCATCTGGCGGAGGTGCAGTCGCAGCTGCCAAAGGATCGGGCAAGGCCCTGGCAACGGAGAGAGAGCTGGCACCCGAAGAGGTCCAGGCCAAGGCCGAAGAATTTCTGCCGGCGGATATCCTCAGTGGTCTCGTGGACTCTAACTGGAAAAATCGTCTTGCATCTGTGGAACAACTCATGGGCGATATAACCAGTTACGATGCCAAGCAGGCGGGGATATCCCAAATATTGATCCGCACAATCAGCGGACGCAAGCCTGGACTCAAGGAGATGAACTTTCAGGTGAGAAGACTAAagagttttaattttaattgcgaATAAAATCCAAATCGAATGTCTTTCTGTCTCAATAGTTTCTATAGACCATTTTAGGAACAAAACCTGTTTTTCCGTCATGGCTATAATTAAGACATCCAACTTATGCGgtgatttaattatttttcaggTGCTCAAGTTTAAATTGGATGTTATACGCAGTGTGGCTGAAAACTATCCGCTGACCACAACAACTGTGGACCAGGTGATCAACGAAATAACCGAGAAACTTGCCGACGCCAAAAATGGCGCCGCAGCCTCCGATGTCCTCACCGCTTTTGCGGAAGCCACCAAACTGGAATACGTTGTGGGCAAAGTGCTGACATTTGCCTTTGAGCAGAAGTCACCCAAAGTCCAGTCGGAGGCGTTTAATTGGGTCAACAAGTCCATCACCGAGTTCGGCTTCCAGCTGCAGCCCAAAACCCTGATCGAAGACGTTCGCAAAGGTGTTCAGAGCACAAATCCTACGGTACGCGGCGCGGCCATCCAACTAGTGGGCACCATGTCCATGTACATGGGCAATGCCCTGATGATGTTCTTCGACAGCGAGAAGCCGGCTCTAAAGTCCCAGATTCAGGCCGAGTTCGACAAGAATCTGGGCGAGAAACCGCCGAAGCCGGTGCGTGGCGTTCAGAAGGCtagtggaggaggaggtgccAGCAACTCCGCGGAGAATGAGGAAGAGGAGGGCGGTGCCGTCGAAGAGGAACCCATCAACATGGCGGATCTCTTGCCGCGCGTCGATATTGCTCCACAGATCACGGAGACCCTGCTGAAGGAAATGTCCGACAAGGACTGGAAGGCTCGCAATGAAGGGCTGACGAAGCTGCAGGCGATCATCTCCGAGGCGCGCCTGATCAAGCCCAGTATCGGGGACTTGGCCCCAGCGTTGGCGCATCGCCTAGTTGACTCCAATGCAAAGATCGCGCAGACGGCGCTCTCCATTTGCGAGCAGCTGGCCACAGCCATGGGCGCCGGCTGCCGAAGCTATGTGCGCACTCTTTTCCCGGGATTCCTGCACGCCTTGGGAGACAACAAGAGCTTCGTGCGGGCCGCCGCCCTGAACTGCATCAATTGCTTTGGGGAGAAGGGCGGCTACAAGGAGTTCTTCGAAGCGGAGATGATTGCCGATGCCCTCAAGGGTGGATCTCCAGCTCTGAAGTCTGAGCTGTGGGCCTGGCTGGCGGATAAGCTGCCTGGTCTGCCGCCAAAGTCAGTGTCCAAGGAGGATCTGCATGCCATGGTGCCGCATCTGTATGCCCACATCTGCGATCGGAATGCGGACGTGCGCAAAAACGCAAACGAGGCTGTTCTGGGCATCATGATCCACCTGGGCTACGAAGCCCTGGTACGAGCTCTGGATAAGCAGAAGCCGGCATCGAAGAAGGACATTTCGGCGGCCCTGGATAAGGCGCGACCCAATCTTCCAGTGAAACCCCTACCCAAGGGCAAGCAGCAGGCACCCATTCCCGAAGAGCCCAAGGCTAAGACGGTACGCGGTGGAGGTGGCGCTGCCAACAGCGGCGCAGCTGGAGGTATTCAAAAGAGTGCATCGGCGCGATCGGCCGGAGGACAGGACAAACAGCCGGCACCGACGCGCAAGAAGGACGAGGACGTCGACACCTCGCCACTACTGGCGATAAACAATGCAAAGAACCAGCGTCTGCTGGATGAGCAGAAGATGCGGGTGCTCAAGTGGACTTTCACGACGCCGCGCGAAGAGTTCACCGAGCTGCTGCGCGAGCAAATGATGGCCGCGAATGTCAACAAGGCTTTATTGGCCAACATGTTCCACGACGATTTTCGGTAAGATTTGGCTTTAAATCCCTATTGGACATCTTTATAATAATTCCTTTTCTTTCGTCCAGCTATCACTTAAAAGTCATTGAGCAGTTGAGCGATGATCTGGCTGAGAACAGCAAGGCCTTGGTATGCAATCTGGACCTGATACTGAAATGGCTCACTCTGCGTTTCTACGATACGAACCCTTCTGTGCTGATTAAGGGTCTCGACTATCTGGTGCAGGTCTTCCAGATGCTCATCGACATTGAGTACATCCTGGCCGAAAACGAGGGCAGCTGCTTTGTGCCCCACCTTCTGCTGAAGGTGAGCTTATTGGGAGGATGTGAGAATCCagaataaagtatatattctcCTTTTAGATTGGAGACCCCAAGGATGCCGTTAGGAATGGAGTGCGAAGGGTTTTGCGTCAAGTTATCCTGGTCTTCCCCTTCGCAAAGGTCTTTGGCTACGTAATGGAGGGCCTCAAGTCGAAGAACGCTCGCCAACGTACCGAGTGTCTGGACGAGCTGACCTTCCTGATCGAATCGTACGGCATGAACATATGCCCTCCGGCAGCGGTGCGAGAGATTGCTCGCCAGATCTCCGATCGGGACAACTCTGTGCGCAGTGCCGCTCTCAACTGCGTCGTCCAGATATTCTTCCTTGCCGGCGAGAAGACCTACAAGATGATTGGCCAGCTGAATGAAAAGGATCTGTCTATGCTGGACGAACGCATTAAGCGGGCCAAGAAGACAAAGAAACCGGCGCCTCCACCCGTCGTTGAGGGGCCCAGCGGGACTAGACCTTCGGTCGTTCCCCAGCAGGACAGCATTGAGATCGAGGATGCAGTGGTGGGCAACGGATGCGATGAGCTGCCTCCGCCGGACGATGAGGGGTAAGTGTACGGGGTGGGACTGGTCAGATTCTAAAGCACTATCTTAAGACCTAGCTACAGCCTCCTAACCCAACCACTCAGCTTGGTGAGTGCCCTGATCAGCCGAGGGTTGGAAACTACTGCCGGCTTTATGAGTCAGGCCCTGTCGCACCAAGGCAGGTCCCAGGCGGGTTCAAGACCATCAAAAATACCCATTGGACTGATCCAAAAGAGCTGGAATGAGAAGCATGTGTGACACATGcgtcttttatatatattttgttacaTGTACTATATAGAAGTTCTGAATACAACTTCAGATAACCCATAAGGTGCTAGAcatgccatttttttttaattttgaaagtttttttattgggttattgaatttaatttcaaacaaTAATCAGTAACagtatagagttaaaaaaatatagataatGTTTTAAAAAGAATTCCTTCCTAGACACTTCCATGGGGAGAGGTGTTTAATAGTATATGTGTGTTCCTGAAAGTGGTTTCCAACCTCGGATATATCCCAGTAGCCTTACTTTTGTTTACCCTGTTGATTTCTGTtgattttggttttatttctTACCCACTCTCAGTTTGCAGCGGGCGTTGAATGCGCGTGGGCAGAGCAACCTGGCGGAGCGGAGTGCCACCAGCGTGGTATCATACTTGAACTCCCTGACTCGGCAGGCGTAATGTGGCTTTCATTTTTTACTTTGTGTTGTTTTGAgttcgtttttgttttgtgtgctGCTTGCTGGcgtgtgtttttgtttgtcgCAGTCGCCTATGCCCTTCCTGTCGGCCCTGTTGGGGCTATGCTTTGCATGTTACTGGCACAGTTGTGTTTAACTAGTTGGGCTTAACTAACACAATCGTTCTTTTTTCTCCCCAATAACCAAACACATTCGCAGGACATTTGATCAGGCGCCGTCGTCGCAGCTGCTCCTCTTACAACAGCAACTGGCTCAATTACAGCAGCAGGCCCAGCTGCAGAAGCCCAGCGGTCCCTTCGGACTGGACCCGCAGGTGATAAATGAGATTGAAAAGGATTGGGTCCGTGTGGACCAAATGGAACTGAAGTCGGTGACGAATGTGGACATCTCTGCGCTTGACGAGTCAATCAAGATACGGGCCGTTGCAGGCGGAGTGCAGTATCCTCAGGAGAAGTTCGATCGCTTGATTTCGCGCCAGCATTACCTTCAACAGACCCTGACCACATCCCCATCCTCGGCTGGTGGCGGGGCTAGTGGTATCTCGCCCTACCGCAGTCCCATGCGCCTGCAACTTCAGCAACAGCCCCAGCAAATGGACAATAACATGCCGAAGTAAGTATTCTTACTCCTTTTCTCTAGCAGTCTCTGAAATAGTTTCTTTTCTTCCACAGTTTGGCCGATGTGCTGCCCAAGCATGATCCTCAGCTGGTGAAGGTCATCAAGTCGGTCAGCAGCACAGACACCTTGAAGGCACGTGCGGCCATTAATGAGCTGGCCGCCATAATCGAATCTCCCGAGAAGCAGGCCGTGCTCCGAGACTACGAAGAAATATTCATACAGAATGTGCTGGCACAGCTAAAGGTGAGTACTTCTTTTCGAGCCTTTTCATTTCACTAATAGAATGGATTGCCCTTCCAGAATCTCTCTCAGATGCCTTCGGCCCAGTCCGTGGTGGTTTACCAGCCACTATTGTCCATATTATACACCTTTTTCCATGCCAACATTCTGGGCAAGACGCTGAGCGTTGCCTGCATTAAAAATCTCATGTCATCGCTGCTGAATCTAATGGCTGATCCGAAACTGGCCGTGGGGGATGACAGCCAGTACAACAAGGTGATCAACGGCATTTGCCTTAAAGTGCTGGACAAAGTAGACTTTACGAATTTAAACTGGTTAGTTATAAAAGACTAAAAATTGCTAGGTGACTCTAATCAAGGTCTTTTTCGAACAGTGCTCTTATCCGATTGCTGCGCGAGACTTGTCCAGAAGCGAAGCTGCCAAAGTTCACAGATCTTCTAATGAAGTGCATCTGGCGGAATGTGAAAATGCTGCCGGAGCGCAGCAATGAGCTGAACTACGATGCTGTCATATTGGAAGTCCACGAGTTCATGCTGGCCCTACCCAGCACCTGGTGGCAGAACCGTCCGTCGGACACCCCGATGCGCACCATCAAGACCATTCTGCACAACATGGCTAAAGTGAAGGGAAATGCCATCCTCCAGCATCTCAACCAGATACCCACACATTCGGAGCTGCACACGTATCTGATACGCATCCTTAAGGTTTGTAGTGATCGTAACTTCTTTATGATCTTTACTTTAGTTATACCATGTGTTTTATACAGAATTTCCAAAAGGATGGATCTGTAACTGCTTCTGGAGCATCACCACAAAGAGCCAAGGAGATCGCCTCTAAGCGTATTTCGCACCAGACTCACGACACAGTATCTCAGATCTTCAAGCTAATCTCTGACCGAGATACAAAGCAGCAAGGTCTGCAAAAGCTTTACGACTTCAAGGTTTGTCTTGTCTGGGTGTTCTTATGGATATGGATTATAGAATAAAGTAAATTTTTGCAGAAACAAAACCCCGAAATTGACCTTAGCACCTTCCTGCAAGGTTCAAGTGCCACTTTCCACAAGTACATCGAGGAGGGGCTGGCCGAAATCGAACGTAGTCACCATACCGACACCGGCACACAGGCGCCGGATAATCGTACAGGTAAGAGCGCCTCATAGATCATTTAACACCGCGAATGCATCTACTAACCCCACGCACACCAACTTACATTTATACGCGACCCACTGCAGCAGCTACCCGTTCTTATCTCACAGATGCCAACCACCAGAACACCGCCCACGATGCCGACTTCTGGATGGATCGTCTGCAGTATCATCTGAGTGGAGGCGGTGTGGGCGGCAAGCTGTCCTCCGGCCGCTCCGCAGATGATGGCTCCCATATGCTGGACAACAAGGTGGCCGACGAGAATCTGTGCCTGAACTCAATTAACTCTCAGAAGGCGTCCCTCATCAAGCGCGATGTGAGTTGATCTATCAGCATTACTAAGTGGATATCTAAAATGTCATTGATTTTCAGAAGCGGGACATGTCGCCGAACCGGTTGCAGCACCTCCAGGCCAAGTTGGCCCAGATCAAGAAGGAGAATCACGTCTAATTAGTTGGGCTAAGGCTTCCGGAGGCTGGAAATCCTAAGCTATACATATAAGATaccgaaacagaaacaggCAATGACGCCCAAACATAAAGCGAGCAAGGCCTCGTTTACTACATgatcatttattatttaacatAGTTGTATGCTTTTCAAGTCGGcacatctatatatatatatttacgtaAATAATGTTTAGTAACAAGAGCAGCAGCGAGTGTCGAAAGCAGATTAACAACAGTAACAATAATTAACAGATCACACTATAACTACTATGCCTACTCCAAACTATATATTGTACTTGTTCTAATATAACAATTGATCGGTCTAATGTATTAGCACTGAGTTGTGTTCTGTATGCGATTCAATTTGAATTGACTCGATTGGCCGAGCTGAGATTGAGATTTAGATCCTGATTTACCCTGTAATTGTGACTGTGACTGTGACTGTAACTGCGACCGGGTTCCATTTTAGATCGCTTGTTAGTTTAAATTATCAGTTATCAGTGAATTATCAGCAGCAGAGTGTTAATGGTTTGTGTTTTGCATCGCTCTCTGCACCGCTAGGATCGGTTCTTGTTATGTCTGGTTATGTTTTCCACACTCAACACGCCTCAAATTGTTTCAAGCCAAGCGTGGGGCTCAGTGCGCGCTAAAAACTCTAATTTATACTCGTATTAGCTAACAGTAGTTTTTACCAAATAGCAGTTACcctttaacttttttttagttCAGTAAGACCCGTTCAGTTTTATCTTCACACATCCCTCCCAAACACACCACACCCACTCACACATCCTCACAAATATACACTGATTTTTAAGCAGCTGGCACGCAGGACACGCTGGATAACAAACACATAGGACACGCGAGCGTATTTTTGTAACATCCTCATGAACTATATGCGAAAATAAatgttatatttataattcagCCATCCTTGCCTTTCTTTTTAATCGGCCACTGGCACCACATCCTCCGTGATTTCAGTGAGCAGCTCGTCATCCTCTCCGTCCTCGCCGCCCTTGGAGGTCTTGGAGTAGCGCGATGAGATGGTGGCCACACGAATGGCTGCCTTGAAGCCGACGCGAGCCTTCATCTTGGCCAGTTTGGCCTTCCAGTTCTCGTCTCGCGACGGCAAGTCGTTGAGGTACTCGATCATCTCCTCCTTTTTGGGATCCACTATGGCCAGCACCGACATGCATCCGTCCACAGTTCCCAGGACAATTGCCCGCCCGTCCTTGCTGCTCTTGATCGCCGTCAGTTCGGCCTGCAGCCTGTAGTTGGCTATCATCTCGGTGTCACCGGTGCGGAAGACTCGAATGGTCTTCCGTCCGCTATGATAATAGGCCACATACTCGTCGTTTTCCGTAAAGATGCAGATCACCGAGAACACGCCTTCCGCCACCTTGGGAATGAAGGTCTTCACAGTGGTTCCCTTCCGCAGTTCCAGCATCTCCAGACCGCCCCGCGTCGGAGCATACAGACCGCACTTTCCATCCCGAGTGATGCTGCCGCCCCACTTAGGAACGGAGCGCACGTGCTTCTTGGTTTTGATGTCCATAACGCTGCCCTTCTCGCTGCTAATCACCGCCACCTGGTTGGCCTTGTGCGGCATAGGGACAAGAGAGATCACCTCCTTAATGGAGCATCCCTTCAGCAGGATCTTGGACACGAAAGCTCCGTTCGCGGCGCTGTACACGCCCAGGCAGTCCTTGTTGGACTTGTCCACTGTCACCACCACAATGTATGCGTTGTCTGCCGTAATCACAGATTGCCGGAAGGGCATGCCCGTGATCATCCGGATGGGAAAGTCAAATCGGAAGAGGATTTGGCCCTCTGTAAGGAATAAAtatgaatttaattaaaggTTACAGGATCTCTTTGAAGAAACTACTTCACCTGGCACAGATCTCATCGTTGTAATGGCTGTAAGTCGATTGGCTTCATCTCCTGCTCCTCCGGCAGCTGCCGCCAGGATATCCCGCTGATTGATGTTCGGAACGGAAACGGTGAGCACCTTATATCCGTAGTCCATGAGCGTTATCTGCTGGATTCCGGGCTGGTCGTCTCTGTAGACCACCTGTTCGGAGACACGATTCCAGATGAGGAACTTTCCGGTCTCCGAGGATATGATGTAACGTCCGTCCGGTGTGATTTCTGCGTGGGTGACAATGGCGCCCAAAGGACTGTCGGCCAGCTTGGCCAGCAGACGGCCGGAACGTGTCTCCCAGACTCCCACACAGCTTCTAGTGACTGTGACCGCCATGTCCACCTCCGAGAGACTGATATCATCGATCTGCAGCTCATGCCGGTCGATGACGTGCACCTTTTCGAAGATATTGTTTATGTTCCACACCTTCACCGATCGATcgatggaggaggtgaccaggTTGTTCCAGTTTCCAATCGTCAACGGCTCCAGCTGGATGATGCGGCCAAAGTGGGCGTCCAGCACCTTGGCCAGCTGCCCGGAGCTGAGGCACCACACGTACAGATTTTTGCGCACTCCGGCCACGGCGTAATCCAATCGGGAGCTGACCATGATGGAGTTGGACTGCATAATGCGGGTGGTAATGTTGCGCACTCCGTGGGGCAGCGGCAGATACAATGCAATGTCCGTAAGACGCGACTCCACCTCCGAATCCTTTTTGCGACCACCGAAGTCCCAGATAACGAAACCCTTCCCAGCCGTTCCCAGCAGCATACGGTCGTGCTGGTCCAGCCGCAGTTGCAGGAGCATCTCCTTGTCGTCGTTCTCGAATCGCGGCAGGTTCTCCACCAAACTCCAGCGAATCTCGCCGGTTTCCGCATCTTCGATGAAGTCGAAGACCGATACCTCAAAGTTCTCCTCGTTGGCACAGCCATATGCTCGGGTCCGTCCCTTGTTCATCACCATGGCGCTAAAGAATTTCTGAGAATTGGAGTAGTTGCTACCACGACACGAGTCCAGTCTCAGGCGCATTTCATTGATGGATCCCGACCAGAATACGACATTGTAGTCCGTTGGGGTGAAGAATTCCATATCTAAATGTAAGGAATAATTTCAAGGATTATTAAGAACAGATTACTTCCTAAATATGTAGGATTACTTACTCAGAATCTCCCAATCGTTGTTATCGCCAGGCACCTCAAAGGTGTCCACCAGGTTCCCACGCATATCGAACTGAGCCCATCGTAGTTTGCAAGTGATAAATAGGCTTTTGAAAAGATATAATATGAGTTATACGTTAGGATGATACTTCAGGGCAAACCCACTTTTGATTGAGAAGATAGAGTCCGCTGACTGGTCCATGGGACTCCTCGAAAGGACTGTTGATCACCACAAACTCGCTGGAGAGCATGTTGAGGAGCACTGTCTGGTTGTTGTTGGAGTAGGCGGCGGCCCACTTGTTGTCCGGGCTCAGGACGAGCTGTTGCATGATGCCTTCGATGCCAGGATTCACATCCCGAGTCAGATCCGAGGTGGACAAGTCGAAGGTGATGAAGTGCGTGGAAATGGAGACCATGTAGCGCATGTCGCTGGTGAGGCAAAAGGCGAAGACTGCAAATTGGTGACCCTCCAAGGAGTACTAGAAATAAAATGgattttttaaacttaatcATAATGCATTTTTTGAAGTCCTACCTTCAAAGGACCTCCTGGTGTATGAAGGCAATGATTAACCGGAATGAGGGCACAATCCTTGGGACCACAGCGATCGCAAGCCCGCAGCAACATCTTTATATTCGGATTACCCCCGATCTCGGGCAGCAAGCGACCAATGAGCTGGGGTGCCAACATATTTGGGTAAATGGCCAGGATAGCGCCACCCAAGCGCAGGGCATCCGCTACCAGCATTAGTTCTCTTTTGGCCTCCTTGTCATCCGTATTGGTAGAGGCATCCTCGAAGTCGGCTAggactgcctgcaaaggacaGCTGGACAGCTTGGCGTGAAGCCAGTCGTAGTTGAAGAGGACATGCTCGAAGAGATCCTTGAACCGGCGAGAGCGGACAAAATGGAAAGGAAGCTCACCAAACTAAGGGGAAAAATATGATTAGTAGACGGTTTCAGAACCAAAATATCGGAGAACCCACCTTCCGTAGATTATATCTTTTGGAGAGGCCATCCTTGCTAGTAAATACCAGCGGTTGGATGGGCACTTTACGATCAGCGGAGCCCTCCTTGTCCGCCAAGCCGAAGCGATGCCGCTGAATCTCCGTAAACTTGAAGGGCTTGGGCACTCCACCACCCCAAATGCCAAGATAATAATCTGCAATCATGGAGTGGAAGTAAATGGCCATGTTCATGTTCTTGAAGTAGCGCTCCTTGGCGGTGTCCCGAAACTGGCGATGGTACCAGTTCATCACGTTCACCCCGTCCGCCTCGCGTTCACTCAGATAGTTGGGCAGATCATTGCGGATACGGGTCCAGAGCAGGGGAGGAATACGCCGCACCGGAGGCATGTGGTACTGATAGACGTCGTCCAGCACCTTGTCATCCAATGAAATGAGATCCTCCAGCTCGCTCTCGGATAGCCCAGACTTAGAAGCAGTGATATAGGCCAGAGCATGGAAGACCAGGATGCGGCCGTGCTGCTTCTCCACCCGCTCGAACAGCAGCATAATGGAGTCCATGACCGTGTTGGCCAGGTGCGTCTCCTGGGGACGCGTGTAGCTACGCCAGCGGCAGATCTCGGCAAAGACGAGCTTCACGAATATGGGCAGGGAGCACTTGCTGATGGCATTCGCCACAAGACGCCACTGGTAGTTGTTCAGATCCCGGCACGCCGTCTTCATCCACATCTTGATCACGTTCATCGCCAGCTCCTCGCCCAAGGCCGTCACCTCAATGAAGTTCTCCTCCACGTCGATCATCTTGCACAGGACATGGTACTCGTGGGAGACCGTTGGATTCGCCGGCTCATTGGCGCACGAGATGATGATCTGGAAGCAGTCAATAACGCATCTGGTATACTAGATCTCGGACTTGGTTGTTGAGAAAGTTGGACTTAAAACCATGCGAGGATCGCCTCATGCAGAACGGCCTCCTTAAGGTGTCGTTTTGGGTGAGGTGTTTGCATTACACTTTCTTAGTGGCTGTTTGCGAGTGATTTTGCTTAGCACGCACAGGTCAAGCAATTGGAAGAACTTACACAGTTTCCCATTCGGGATTTGGGGCATGCAGGTGGTATGTACAGGGAATAGGGATTTCATGCGGGCTACCTAAGTACATTATAGGTCCTAAAGATATATCATACAGGTCCTATAAGATCTCACAAATACTATGTATTAAGTATATCATATAGGATCTAGGATATATCATACAGagatacaaaatatttctGCCTCTCTGCCCGGATTATGAAGCCTATCTATCTATAGTTTAATTAATCAATTCCATAAACTTTCTTATGAAAAGAAgactttatattttatgagtcctgaaaaactttaaaaccaATATCTATAGTTTAGACTTAAAAAGAATATACTATTGTATAAGTCTACTAATTCGACAATtgtataacattttttaactgaatgaataataaaatctaaCCTTATAACTAAATCTGAAATCCGAAgctctttttaaaaatattgaagacCGAAAAGAGCAAATAGATCTTTGTGCTGAGGAGGTATATTAAGTGGATAGCGAAAATATCATGCAAATAGTTTTTACAGTGAGAGACCATGCATTAGAGaaagtatattttaaaatatttaagaatatcaTGCAGTTGTTATTTACAAATACTTGTTTTGGATGACAAGTCAAATTTGCGTTAGTAGCGGACTGTAACTGGAGTCCAAAACCTGACCGTAGAACTTAAGATCACGGCGCTCACCTTGCAGTGCGGCGGCAGGCGTGTGGGTATCCAGGATACCTTGTTCGAGTCTTGGGTGCCCGTCAGCTGGTCGACTGAGTCGAGGTACAGGGTCAGTGGCTGGGTGGGGCTGGCGTAAGTTAGTAATTGCTTAAAGTGTGCTGTTAAGGGGACAAGATCATCGGGTATGTTCTCGAAGGGTAGCATGTAGTTGTAAGATATCTACAggatattgtatttttttttttcgttttgtcGGGGAGTATATGAGTGAGAGTGGTAgagtttggaagaaaatttagtTGGATTAGTTTGGAGTTAGCTCAAGCTCAAGGGGCTTGGTTAtggttttggatttggattcACTTCACCTGCTGGCAAATGGAAATCAGGGTGGCCGTCAAGGCACTGGAGTCCGGCGTGGTGCCCAGGAAACGGATGACATTGATGGGCCGGGCGTGGACGAACCACTCGGTGGCCACGAGGGAAGCGCTCTTGGAGAGGAGCGAGGTCTTGCCGCAGCCTCCGTCGCCGAAAAGGACAAGTGGCTTATCTGAATCCCCCAGCATATAGCGCTTGATACGTTCGCAACTTTCTTCGCGTCCGTAGAATATCTTCACCGAATTGTTGCAAGCATGCAAATGCTGAAGGATCTCAGTTACTATCTGCCCCTG
This window contains:
- the LOC6494783 gene encoding protein mini spindles isoform X8; translated protein: MTEDTEYKKLPVEERCVHKLWKARVDGFEEAAKIFRELDDEKSPEWSKFAGLIKKMVVDSNAMAQEKGLEAALIFVENSGLAGRTVGDVMNGIVQKCIAAPRTKTKELSVQVTLMYVEIEKQEAVVEELVKGMEAKNPKIVSACVAASTQALREFGNKVISVKPLIKKLAPLMSDRDKAVRDEGKQLAVEIYRWIGAPMKQQINTLPQVTLKELEDEFDKLKGERVEPSRYLKSQQEKQAKMAEVAAENEDAYNEEDGEAGAEEIDPMDLMDPVDILSKLPKDFYDKLEEKKWTLRKESLEALEKILTDNPKLENGEYGTLVSTLKKIITKDSNVVLVAMAGKCLALLAKGLAKRFSNYASACVPSLLEKFKEKKPNVVTALREAIDAIYLSTSLEAQQESIVESLANKNPSVKSETAMFLARALTRTQPTAINKKLLKLLTTSLVKTLNEPDPTVRDSSAEALGTLMKLMGEKAVAPLLTDIDPLKMGKIKESHDKAEIKIKVAGPKKEARPASAPPVKAAAPAKAAAGSAEPKPVTRPATTGARKVVKKASGGPSGGGASGGGAVAAAKGSGKALATERELAPEEVQAKAEEFLPADILSGLVDSNWKNRLASVEQLMGDITSYDAKQAGISQILIRTISGRKPGLKEMNFQVLKFKLDVIRSVAENYPLTTTTVDQVINEITEKLADAKNGAAASDVLTAFAEATKLEYVVGKVLTFAFEQKSPKVQSEAFNWVNKSITEFGFQLQPKTLIEDVRKGVQSTNPTVRGAAIQLVGTMSMYMGNALMMFFDSEKPALKSQIQAEFDKNLGEKPPKPVRGVQKASGGGGASNSAENEEEEGGAVEEEPINMADLLPRVDIAPQITETLLKEMSDKDWKARNEGLTKLQAIISEARLIKPSIGDLAPALAHRLVDSNAKIAQTALSICEQLATAMGAGCRSYVRTLFPGFLHALGDNKSFVRAAALNCINCFGEKGGYKEFFEAEMIADALKGGSPALKSELWAWLADKLPGLPPKSVSKEDLHAMVPHLYAHICDRNADVRKNANEAVLGIMIHLGYEALVRALDKQKPASKKDISAALDKARPNLPVKPLPKGKQQAPIPEEPKAKTVRGGGGAANSGAAGGIQKSASARSAGGQDKQPAPTRKKDEDVDTSPLLAINNAKNQRLLDEQKMRVLKWTFTTPREEFTELLREQMMAANVNKALLANMFHDDFRYHLKVIEQLSDDLAENSKALVCNLDLILKWLTLRFYDTNPSVLIKGLDYLVQVFQMLIDIEYILAENEGSCFVPHLLLKIGDPKDAVRNGVRRVLRQVILVFPFAKVFGYVMEGLKSKNARQRTECLDELTFLIESYGMNICPPAAVREIARQISDRDNSVRSAALNCVVQIFFLAGEKTYKMIGQLNEKDLSMLDERIKRAKKTKKPAPPPVVEGPSGTRPSVVPQQDSIEIEDAVVGNGCDELPPPDDEGLLTQPLSLVSALISRGLETTAGFMSQALSHQGRSQAGSRPSKIPIGLIQKSWNEKHV